The Streptomyces sp. Alt3 genome has a segment encoding these proteins:
- a CDS encoding ABC transporter substrate-binding protein, with protein sequence MSQPSVISRRVATAAAVSLALVAGLAACAGPQSNDDGSDGAGSGASGKPQKGGTLTVLNSNPQEDFDPARLYTSGGGNVPSLVFRTLTTRNRENGEAGAQVVPDLATDLGTPSKNATVWTYTLKDGLKYEDGTAITSADIKYGIERSFAAELSGGAPYLRDWLIGGADYQGPYKDKKGLDSIEVPDDRTIVFHLNKPEGEFPYLATQTQTTPVPKAKDTGTKYEEHPVSSGPYKVVLNENDGERLVLERNPHWSAATDEERKAYPDKIDVRSGLDSAVINQRLSASQGVDAAAVTTDTNLGPAELAKVSGDKKLAARVGTGHFGYTNYIAFNPKVKPFDDPKVRQAISYAVDRSSVINAAGGSSLAEPATTYLPNQKSFGHTPYDHFPAGETGNAAKAKELLKEAGHPDGLKITLTHSNDKDFETSPEIATALQAALKKAGITVELKGLESNDYSDTVHSASKEPGFFLAHWGADWPSGGPFLAPIFDGRQIVKDGANFNTAFLNDAAVNKEIDEINKLTDLKAAAARWGALDKKIGEQALTVPLFHPVYKRLFGQDVKNVVISDWTGVLDISQAAVK encoded by the coding sequence ATGAGTCAGCCGTCCGTCATATCGCGCCGTGTGGCAACCGCCGCCGCTGTCAGTCTCGCCCTGGTCGCCGGCCTCGCGGCCTGCGCAGGCCCTCAGAGCAACGACGACGGGAGCGACGGAGCCGGCTCCGGAGCCTCGGGCAAGCCGCAGAAGGGCGGCACGCTCACGGTCCTCAACAGCAACCCGCAGGAGGACTTCGACCCGGCGCGCCTCTACACCTCCGGCGGCGGCAACGTCCCCTCACTGGTCTTCCGCACGCTCACCACGCGCAACCGCGAGAACGGCGAGGCGGGCGCCCAGGTCGTCCCCGATCTGGCCACCGACCTGGGAACGCCCAGCAAGAACGCCACCGTCTGGACGTACACCCTCAAGGACGGGCTGAAGTACGAGGACGGCACGGCCATCACCAGTGCCGACATCAAGTACGGCATCGAGCGGTCGTTCGCCGCCGAACTCTCCGGCGGGGCGCCCTACCTGCGTGACTGGCTGATCGGCGGCGCCGACTACCAGGGCCCGTACAAGGACAAGAAGGGCCTCGACTCCATCGAGGTCCCGGACGACAGGACCATCGTCTTCCACCTGAACAAGCCCGAGGGCGAGTTCCCGTACCTCGCCACCCAGACCCAGACGACCCCGGTGCCCAAGGCCAAGGACACCGGTACCAAGTACGAGGAGCACCCGGTCTCCTCCGGACCGTACAAGGTCGTCCTGAACGAGAACGACGGCGAGCGGCTCGTCCTGGAGCGCAACCCGCACTGGTCGGCCGCCACCGACGAGGAGCGCAAGGCCTACCCGGACAAGATCGACGTACGCTCCGGTCTCGACTCCGCCGTCATCAACCAGCGGCTCTCCGCCTCGCAGGGCGTCGACGCCGCCGCCGTCACCACCGACACCAACCTCGGCCCGGCCGAGCTCGCCAAGGTATCCGGCGACAAGAAGCTCGCCGCCCGCGTCGGCACCGGCCACTTCGGCTACACGAACTACATCGCCTTCAACCCCAAGGTGAAGCCCTTCGACGACCCGAAGGTGCGCCAGGCGATCTCCTACGCCGTCGACCGCTCCTCCGTGATCAACGCCGCGGGCGGCTCCTCGCTCGCCGAGCCCGCCACCACCTACCTGCCGAACCAGAAGTCCTTCGGCCACACGCCCTACGACCACTTCCCGGCGGGCGAGACGGGCAACGCCGCGAAGGCCAAGGAGCTGTTGAAGGAGGCTGGTCACCCCGACGGCCTGAAGATCACCCTCACGCACTCCAACGACAAGGACTTCGAGACCAGCCCGGAGATCGCCACGGCGCTCCAGGCCGCCCTCAAGAAGGCCGGCATCACCGTCGAGCTCAAGGGCCTGGAGAGCAACGACTACTCCGACACCGTCCACAGCGCGTCCAAGGAGCCGGGCTTCTTCCTCGCGCACTGGGGTGCCGACTGGCCCTCCGGCGGCCCGTTCCTCGCGCCGATCTTCGACGGCCGCCAGATCGTGAAGGACGGAGCCAACTTCAACACGGCCTTCCTGAACGACGCCGCGGTCAACAAGGAGATCGACGAGATCAACAAGCTCACCGACCTGAAGGCCGCCGCCGCACGCTGGGGTGCGCTCGACAAGAAGATCGGAGAGCAGGCGCTGACGGTGCCGCTCTTCCACCCGGTCTACAAGCGGCTCTTCGGCCAGGACGTGAAGAACGTGGTCATCAGCGACTGGACCGGCGTTCTCGACATCTCCCAGGCCGCGGTCAAGTAA
- a CDS encoding ABC transporter permease, which yields MTGFLLRRLGGAVFVLLSLTVILYAVFYVAPGDVAQIACGPRCSPAQVAQVTEQLRLDDPVYTQYWHFLQGIVAGRDFSTGTGVDHCSAPCLGVSYQSDQQVTQLILTKLPVTGSLVVGAFVCWILLGVGTGVLSVWRRGRITERLLTWLTLAGTATPVFVIGLLLIIIFCSTLQWLPSPTYVPFTEDPEQWAWGLLLPWVSLALIESAKYARLTRSSMLETLAEDHVRTFRAYGVGERAVIGRHALRGAVAPVIALSALDFGSMFGGAVLTESLFGIPGLGRELVHAVKVVDLPVVVGMVLVTGFFVVLANAVADMLYALADRRVALS from the coding sequence GTGACCGGTTTCCTGCTGCGACGGCTCGGCGGAGCCGTCTTCGTGCTGCTCTCCCTGACCGTCATCCTGTACGCGGTCTTCTACGTGGCCCCCGGCGACGTCGCCCAGATCGCGTGCGGTCCGCGCTGCTCGCCCGCCCAGGTCGCCCAGGTGACCGAACAGCTCCGGCTCGACGACCCCGTGTACACGCAGTACTGGCACTTCCTCCAGGGCATCGTCGCGGGGCGGGACTTCTCCACCGGCACGGGGGTGGACCACTGCTCCGCGCCCTGCCTCGGGGTCTCGTACCAGAGCGACCAGCAGGTCACGCAGCTGATCCTCACCAAGCTGCCGGTGACCGGCTCGCTCGTCGTCGGGGCGTTCGTCTGCTGGATCCTGCTGGGCGTCGGCACCGGTGTGCTGTCCGTGTGGCGGCGCGGACGGATCACCGAGCGGCTCCTGACCTGGCTGACCCTGGCCGGCACGGCGACCCCCGTGTTCGTCATCGGCCTGCTCCTCATCATCATCTTCTGCTCCACGCTGCAGTGGCTGCCGTCGCCCACCTACGTGCCCTTCACCGAGGACCCGGAGCAGTGGGCCTGGGGACTGCTGCTGCCCTGGGTGTCCCTGGCCCTCATCGAGTCCGCCAAGTACGCCCGTCTGACCAGGAGCTCCATGCTGGAGACGCTCGCCGAGGACCACGTACGCACCTTCCGCGCGTACGGCGTCGGCGAGCGGGCCGTCATCGGGCGCCACGCGCTGCGCGGCGCGGTCGCGCCCGTGATCGCGCTCAGCGCCCTCGACTTCGGCAGCATGTTCGGCGGTGCGGTCCTGACCGAGTCCCTCTTCGGGATCCCGGGGCTCGGACGCGAACTCGTCCACGCCGTCAAGGTCGTCGACCTGCCCGTGGTCGTCGGCATGGTGCTGGTGACCGGCTTCTTCGTGGTGCTCGCCAATGCCGTCGCGGACATGCTGTACGCGCTGGCCGACCGACGGGTGGCCCTGTCATGA
- a CDS encoding dipeptide ABC transporter ATP-binding protein, with the protein MTTPLVQVEDLTIDFGAVRAVDGLSFTLEAGAALGVVGESGSGKSASASALLGLHRGTGARVTGTVRVAGTDVGAADEAELRALRGAKAAMVFQDPLSSLDPYYTVGDQIAEVYRVHNSVSRRAARARAVEVLDRVGIPDAARRARSRPHEFSGGMRQRALIAMALACEPRLIVADEPTTALDVTVQAQILDLLHDLRRETGTALLLVTHDVGVAAESVDDVLVMQHGRAVERGPVAEVLGAPRQPYTRELLASVPRVDSGRSSGSVPGPRTAPPGAGPLLEAVGLRREFGRGSSRVTAVDDVSLTVHAGETLGIVGESGSGKTTLGRMLVRLDDPTARLRYGGREIGSLPEKALRPFRRELQMVFQDPVASLNPRRSVGESVADPLRAAGETDETRIRDRVSGLLERVGLDAGRYERYPHEFSGGQRQRIGIARVLAAEPKLIVCDEPVSALDVTTQAQVIALLAELQRELGIGLVFIAHDLAVVRQVSDRVAVMRQGRIVEQGAVDEVYGSPQDAYTKQLLAAVPTLDPAHAAARRAARSELALA; encoded by the coding sequence ATGACAACACCACTGGTCCAGGTCGAGGACCTCACCATCGACTTCGGTGCCGTCCGCGCCGTCGACGGGCTCTCCTTCACCCTGGAGGCCGGCGCCGCCCTCGGTGTCGTCGGGGAGTCCGGCTCGGGCAAGAGCGCCTCGGCCTCCGCGCTGCTCGGGCTGCACCGGGGCACGGGCGCCCGGGTCACCGGGACCGTCCGCGTCGCCGGTACGGACGTGGGCGCCGCGGACGAGGCGGAGCTGCGCGCCCTGCGCGGTGCGAAGGCGGCGATGGTCTTCCAGGACCCGCTCTCCTCGCTCGACCCCTACTACACGGTCGGCGACCAGATCGCCGAGGTCTACCGGGTGCACAACAGCGTCTCCCGGCGGGCGGCCCGCGCCCGGGCCGTGGAGGTCCTGGACCGGGTCGGCATCCCGGACGCGGCCCGCCGCGCCCGGTCCCGGCCCCACGAGTTCTCCGGCGGGATGCGCCAGCGCGCGCTCATCGCGATGGCCCTGGCCTGCGAACCACGGCTGATCGTGGCCGACGAGCCGACCACCGCCCTCGACGTCACCGTGCAGGCGCAGATCCTGGACCTGCTGCACGACCTGCGCCGCGAGACCGGAACGGCGCTGCTGCTGGTCACCCACGACGTGGGTGTCGCCGCGGAGAGCGTGGACGACGTCCTGGTCATGCAGCACGGCCGGGCGGTGGAGCGGGGGCCGGTCGCCGAGGTGCTGGGCGCTCCCCGGCAGCCGTACACCCGCGAGCTCCTGGCCTCCGTGCCGCGGGTCGACTCGGGGCGGTCCTCGGGCTCCGTCCCCGGCCCGAGGACCGCGCCCCCGGGCGCCGGACCGCTCCTCGAAGCCGTCGGCCTGCGGCGTGAGTTCGGCCGGGGTTCCTCCCGCGTCACCGCCGTGGACGACGTCTCGCTCACCGTCCACGCGGGCGAGACGCTCGGCATCGTGGGGGAGAGCGGCAGCGGCAAGACGACGCTCGGCCGCATGCTCGTGCGGCTGGACGACCCGACGGCCAGGCTCCGGTACGGCGGCAGGGAGATCGGCTCGCTGCCGGAGAAGGCCCTGCGCCCGTTCCGCCGCGAGCTCCAGATGGTCTTCCAGGACCCCGTCGCCTCACTCAATCCGCGGCGCTCCGTCGGCGAGTCCGTGGCCGACCCGCTCCGCGCCGCCGGCGAGACCGACGAGACCCGGATCCGGGACCGCGTGAGCGGGCTGCTGGAGCGGGTCGGTCTCGACGCCGGCCGTTACGAGCGCTATCCGCACGAGTTCAGCGGCGGGCAGCGTCAGCGGATCGGCATCGCACGTGTGCTCGCCGCCGAGCCGAAGCTGATCGTGTGCGACGAGCCGGTCTCCGCGCTCGACGTCACGACCCAGGCCCAGGTGATCGCGCTCCTCGCCGAGCTCCAGCGCGAGCTCGGCATCGGACTGGTCTTCATCGCCCACGACCTGGCCGTGGTGCGGCAGGTCAGCGACCGCGTGGCGGTCATGCGACAGGGCCGGATCGTCGAACAGGGCGCGGTCGACGAGGTCTACGGATCGCCGCAGGACGCGTACACGAAACAGCTGCTGGCAGCGGTGCCCACGCTCGACCCCGCGCACGCTGCCGCGCGCCGTGCGGCGCGTTCGGAGCTGGCCCTAGCCTGA
- a CDS encoding DUF3107 domain-containing protein, whose protein sequence is MEVKIGVQHTPREIVLESGLSAEEVESAVSEALNGKAQLLSLTDDKGRKVLVPADRIAYVEIGEPSTRRVGFGAL, encoded by the coding sequence GTGGAGGTCAAGATCGGGGTGCAGCACACGCCCCGCGAGATCGTTCTGGAGAGCGGACTTTCCGCCGAAGAGGTCGAGAGCGCCGTCAGCGAGGCGCTCAACGGCAAGGCGCAGCTGCTCAGCCTCACGGACGACAAGGGCCGCAAGGTCCTGGTGCCGGCCGACCGGATCGCCTACGTGGAGATCGGCGAGCCCAGCACCCGGCGGGTCGGATTCGGCGCGCTGTAA
- a CDS encoding TetR/AcrR family transcriptional regulator: MTAIEQTEAARPRGTRLPRRARRNQLLGAAQEVFVAQGYHAAAMDDIAERAGVSKPVLYQHFPGKLELYLALLDQHCESLLQAVRTALASTTDNKLRVEATMDAYFAYVEDEGGAFRLVFESDLTNEPAVRERVDRVSLQCAEAISDVIAGDTGLSKDESMLLAVGLGGVSQVVARYWLSSPSGIPRDSAVQLLTSLAWRGIAGFPLHGTDQH; the protein is encoded by the coding sequence GTGACAGCCATCGAGCAGACAGAGGCGGCGCGCCCGCGGGGCACCCGGCTGCCCCGCCGTGCCCGACGCAATCAGCTGCTGGGCGCCGCGCAGGAGGTCTTCGTCGCCCAGGGCTACCACGCCGCGGCGATGGACGACATCGCGGAGCGCGCGGGCGTCAGCAAGCCCGTGCTCTACCAGCACTTCCCCGGCAAGCTGGAGCTCTACCTCGCCCTGCTCGACCAGCACTGCGAGTCGCTGCTCCAGGCCGTCCGCACGGCGCTCGCCTCGACCACGGACAACAAGCTGCGCGTCGAGGCGACCATGGACGCCTACTTCGCCTACGTGGAGGACGAGGGCGGCGCCTTCCGTCTGGTCTTCGAGTCGGACCTGACCAACGAGCCGGCGGTCCGCGAGAGGGTCGACCGGGTCTCGCTGCAGTGCGCGGAGGCCATCTCCGACGTCATCGCCGGTGACACGGGTCTGTCCAAGGACGAATCGATGCTGCTCGCGGTCGGTCTCGGCGGTGTCTCCCAGGTCGTGGCCCGCTACTGGCTGTCCAGCCCGTCCGGCATCCCGCGCGACTCGGCCGTGCAGCTGCTGACGTCGCTCGCCTGGCGCGGCATCGCCGGGTTCCCGCTGCACGGCACCGATCAGCACTGA
- a CDS encoding DUF3492 domain-containing protein: protein MRIGLLTDGGYPYATGESRLWCDRLVRGLPQHEFDLFALSRSADQERQGWVRLPDRVGRVRTAPMWTHEENTRLPRRTEGLTGRLATGLGRSYGRRDRRRFTAHVTALVGAVCAGAETEPQSGGADAVPASGRFTDGLYGLAELARDSGGLHDALRSEASVRIVQSACRAPGTGRTVHSATVPDYLAFVAGLERALRPLSLDWYEEDSLGAVDLCHAASGGTAALPGLLAKRFFGVPLLVTEHGVPLRAHYLAAPEAPLGAPVRAMLANFHGLLAAEVYRQAAIITPGNTHVRRWQERFGADRNKLRTVYPGMEAERFGDVGEGDDAGGPGTLVWIGRIEPAKDLIALLHAFAEVRRAEPDARLRIFGAPVPGTEGETYLTHCRALAVQLFPDEATDAHTVGDNPVTFEEIGGPEVPDLAEAYAAGGVVVLSSVVEGFPISLVEAMFCGRATVSTDVGAVVEVVGGTGLVVPPRNPRALADACVALLRDPERRARLGAAARARALELFTVEQNLAAFRGIYLDLAGHAPARWATPVDPRDPAGPPRPFATPPEAHVLGALPPGPDAVTAPAGATRVPSWAIGAEGVCAGARGAGGGDA, encoded by the coding sequence GTGCGGATCGGACTCCTCACGGACGGTGGTTACCCGTATGCGACCGGTGAGTCCAGACTCTGGTGCGACCGTCTGGTGCGCGGTCTGCCCCAGCACGAGTTCGACCTCTTCGCCCTCAGCCGCTCCGCCGACCAGGAACGACAGGGCTGGGTCAGACTGCCCGACCGGGTCGGACGGGTGCGGACGGCGCCGATGTGGACGCACGAGGAAAACACCCGGCTCCCCCGCCGCACCGAAGGGCTGACGGGCAGACTCGCCACCGGCCTGGGGCGCTCGTACGGACGACGGGACCGACGGCGCTTCACGGCGCACGTGACGGCGCTCGTCGGTGCGGTCTGCGCCGGCGCGGAGACGGAGCCGCAGTCCGGAGGTGCGGACGCCGTCCCGGCGTCCGGCCGCTTCACCGACGGCCTCTACGGTCTCGCCGAACTGGCCCGGGACAGCGGCGGACTGCACGACGCCCTGCGCTCCGAGGCGAGCGTACGCATCGTGCAGTCGGCCTGCCGGGCCCCGGGCACCGGGCGGACCGTCCACAGCGCGACCGTCCCCGACTACCTCGCCTTCGTCGCCGGACTCGAGCGCGCCCTGCGCCCCCTCTCCCTCGACTGGTACGAGGAGGACAGCCTCGGCGCGGTGGACCTCTGTCATGCCGCGTCCGGCGGCACGGCGGCCCTCCCGGGGCTGCTGGCCAAACGCTTCTTCGGTGTGCCGCTGCTGGTCACGGAACACGGAGTGCCGCTGCGGGCCCACTACCTCGCGGCGCCCGAGGCCCCCCTCGGTGCGCCCGTGCGCGCCATGCTGGCCAACTTCCACGGGCTCCTCGCCGCCGAGGTCTACCGGCAGGCAGCGATCATCACACCCGGCAACACCCATGTCCGGCGCTGGCAGGAGCGGTTCGGCGCCGACCGGAACAAGCTGCGCACGGTGTACCCGGGCATGGAGGCCGAGCGGTTCGGGGACGTGGGGGAGGGTGACGACGCGGGCGGTCCCGGAACACTGGTGTGGATCGGCCGCATCGAACCCGCCAAGGACCTGATCGCCCTGCTCCACGCCTTCGCCGAGGTGCGCAGGGCCGAGCCCGACGCCCGGCTGCGGATCTTCGGAGCCCCGGTCCCGGGGACCGAAGGGGAGACCTACCTCACCCACTGCAGGGCGCTCGCCGTCCAGCTCTTCCCCGACGAGGCCACGGACGCGCACACCGTCGGCGACAACCCGGTCACCTTCGAGGAGATCGGCGGACCCGAGGTGCCCGACCTCGCGGAGGCCTACGCCGCGGGCGGTGTCGTCGTCCTGTCCAGTGTCGTCGAAGGCTTTCCCATCAGCCTGGTCGAAGCGATGTTCTGCGGCCGGGCCACCGTTTCGACGGATGTGGGCGCCGTCGTCGAAGTCGTCGGCGGTACGGGGCTGGTGGTGCCCCCGCGCAATCCGCGGGCGCTCGCCGACGCCTGTGTCGCGTTGCTGCGCGACCCGGAGCGCCGTGCGCGCCTGGGCGCGGCGGCGCGCGCCAGGGCGCTCGAACTCTTCACCGTCGAACAGAACCTCGCGGCATTCCGTGGCATCTACCTGGACCTGGCCGGGCACGCCCCGGCCCGGTGGGCGACGCCGGTGGACCCCCGGGACCCGGCCGGGCCGCCGCGCCCCTTCGCCACGCCCCCGGAGGCCCACGTACTGGGCGCCCTGCCCCCCGGGCCGGACGCCGTGACTGCCCCGGCCGGTGCCACCCGGGTGCCGAGCTGGGCCATCGGCGCGGAGGGCGTGTGCGCGGGCGCACGCGGAGCGGGAGGCGGCGATGCGTGA
- a CDS encoding ABC transporter permease yields MSEALLVQEAGAAPLAAPASGARQFWRRLRAQRAATAAAAVVLLLFLAALAAPLLTALAGQDPDTFHPELVDSAAGGVPIGSFGGIGADHWLGVEPQTGRDLFARVVHGARVSLGVAVAATVLQVTIGVVVGLAAALGNRRLDQVLSRITDINVALPLMVIALGLLAVVPPSFPRPVLIALVIGGINWAGTSKIVRAQALALKTLDFVSAARLSGRGRWSIARRELLPSLAAPVITYAALLFPVNITVEAALSFLGVGIKPPTPSWGQMLTEADTWYQSAPTYLLLPAGLLFVTVLSLTVLGEGVRTALDPRAASRLSVGTGREERTKEQAS; encoded by the coding sequence ATGTCCGAAGCACTTCTGGTCCAGGAGGCGGGAGCGGCACCACTGGCCGCGCCCGCCTCGGGGGCCCGGCAGTTCTGGCGGAGGCTGCGCGCACAGCGCGCGGCCACCGCCGCGGCGGCCGTGGTCCTCCTGCTCTTCCTGGCCGCGCTCGCCGCGCCCCTGCTCACCGCACTGGCCGGCCAGGACCCCGACACCTTCCACCCCGAGCTCGTCGACTCGGCCGCCGGCGGGGTCCCCATCGGCTCCTTCGGCGGCATCGGCGCCGACCACTGGCTCGGCGTCGAACCGCAGACCGGCCGGGACCTCTTCGCCCGCGTCGTCCACGGTGCCAGGGTCTCGCTGGGCGTGGCCGTCGCCGCGACCGTCCTCCAGGTCACCATCGGCGTGGTGGTCGGACTCGCCGCGGCCCTCGGCAACCGCCGGCTCGACCAGGTCCTCAGCCGCATCACCGACATCAACGTCGCCCTGCCGCTCATGGTCATCGCCCTGGGCCTGCTCGCCGTCGTACCACCCTCCTTCCCCAGGCCCGTCCTGATCGCACTGGTCATCGGGGGTATCAACTGGGCGGGAACGTCGAAGATCGTGCGCGCCCAGGCGCTCGCGCTGAAGACCCTCGACTTCGTCTCGGCGGCCCGGCTCAGCGGACGCGGACGGTGGAGCATCGCCCGGCGCGAACTGCTGCCCTCGCTCGCCGCGCCCGTCATCACCTACGCCGCGCTGCTCTTCCCCGTCAACATCACCGTCGAGGCGGCGCTGTCCTTCCTCGGCGTCGGCATCAAACCGCCCACACCGTCCTGGGGACAGATGCTCACCGAGGCCGACACCTGGTACCAGTCGGCCCCCACCTATCTCCTGCTGCCGGCCGGACTGCTCTTCGTCACCGTGCTCTCCCTGACCGTCCTCGGCGAGGGCGTCCGCACGGCGCTCGACCCCAGGGCCGCGTCCCGGCTGAGCGTCGGCACGGGCCGCGAGGAGCGTACGAAGGAGCAGGCGTCGTGA
- a CDS encoding alpha/beta fold hydrolase, with translation MSSTELPGIQAAAAAVAPTVSAVRVAEGEGLRSVALPGLTLTVRSRPAETASPARALFVHGLGGSSQNWSALMPLLADTLDSEAVDLPGFGDSPPPDDGNYSVTGHARAVIRLLDAGGRGPVHLFGNSLGGAVATRVAAGRPDLVRTLTLISPALPEIRVQRPAVPTALLALPGVASLFVRLTREWTAEQRTRGAMALCYGDPARISDEAFRHAVAEMERRLELPYFWDAMTRSARGIVDAYTLGGQHGLWRQAERVLAPTLLVYGGKDQLVSYRMARRASAAFRDSRLLTLPDAGHVAMMEYPEAVAQAFRELLDERGGS, from the coding sequence ATGTCTTCGACCGAGCTGCCCGGAATCCAGGCCGCCGCTGCCGCGGTGGCACCCACGGTCAGTGCCGTCCGGGTCGCGGAGGGGGAGGGGCTGCGCTCCGTCGCACTGCCGGGTCTCACCCTGACCGTCCGTTCCCGCCCGGCGGAGACCGCTTCGCCGGCTCGCGCTCTCTTCGTGCACGGGCTGGGCGGCTCCTCCCAGAACTGGTCGGCGCTGATGCCGCTGCTGGCGGACACGCTCGACAGCGAGGCGGTCGATCTGCCCGGCTTCGGGGACTCCCCGCCGCCGGACGACGGCAACTACTCGGTCACCGGACACGCCCGGGCGGTGATCCGGCTGCTGGACGCGGGCGGGCGTGGGCCCGTCCACCTCTTCGGCAACTCCCTGGGCGGCGCCGTCGCCACCCGGGTCGCGGCCGGACGGCCCGATCTGGTCCGCACGCTGACGCTGATCTCCCCGGCCCTGCCCGAGATCCGGGTCCAGCGGCCCGCGGTGCCGACGGCCCTGCTCGCACTCCCGGGCGTCGCTTCCCTGTTCGTCCGGCTCACACGGGAGTGGACCGCGGAGCAGCGCACCCGTGGCGCCATGGCACTCTGTTACGGCGATCCGGCACGAATCTCCGACGAAGCCTTCCGCCACGCGGTGGCCGAGATGGAGCGCCGACTGGAACTGCCGTACTTCTGGGACGCCATGACGCGCTCGGCACGGGGCATCGTGGATGCCTACACGCTGGGGGGACAGCACGGGCTGTGGCGCCAGGCCGAGCGGGTGCTCGCACCGACGCTGCTCGTGTACGGCGGAAAGGACCAGCTCGTCTCGTACCGGATGGCACGCAGGGCGTCCGCGGCCTTCCGCGACTCGCGCCTGCTGACACTGCCCGACGCAGGGCACGTGGCGATGATGGAGTACCCGGAGGCGGTCGCCCAGGCGTTCCGGGAACTGCTCGACGAACGCGGCGGGAGCTGA
- a CDS encoding ferritin-like fold-containing protein — protein sequence METSDNATEAPDEAPVPTGIAAQDWATASADPQYRAAVVDLLGALAYGELAAFERLAEDAKLAPTLGDKAALARMASAEFHHFEQITDRLTAIEEAPTAAMEPFAKALDDFHRQTAPSDWLEGLVKAYVGDSIASDFYREIAARLDSDTRSLVISVLDDTGHGNFAVEKVRAAIEADPRVGGRLALWARRLMGEALSQAQRVVADRDALSTMLVGGVADGFDLAEVGRMFSRITEAHTKRMAALGLAA from the coding sequence ATGGAGACGTCTGACAACGCCACTGAAGCCCCGGACGAAGCACCCGTACCGACCGGAATCGCCGCCCAGGACTGGGCCACCGCGTCCGCCGACCCGCAGTACCGCGCCGCGGTCGTGGATCTGCTCGGCGCGCTCGCCTACGGGGAACTCGCGGCCTTCGAGCGGCTCGCGGAGGACGCCAAACTCGCGCCGACACTCGGCGACAAGGCGGCACTGGCGAGGATGGCGTCCGCCGAATTCCACCATTTCGAGCAGATCACCGACCGGCTCACAGCCATCGAGGAAGCTCCGACGGCGGCCATGGAGCCGTTCGCCAAGGCGCTGGACGACTTCCACCGCCAGACGGCCCCCTCGGACTGGCTGGAGGGCCTGGTCAAGGCGTACGTCGGCGACTCGATCGCCAGCGACTTCTACCGGGAGATCGCCGCGCGCCTCGACTCCGACACCCGCTCCCTCGTCATCTCCGTGCTCGACGACACGGGTCACGGCAACTTCGCCGTGGAGAAGGTACGGGCGGCCATCGAGGCCGATCCCAGAGTCGGTGGCAGGCTCGCCCTGTGGGCGCGCAGGCTGATGGGCGAGGCGCTCTCGCAGGCCCAGCGCGTGGTGGCGGACCGCGACGCCCTCTCCACGATGCTCGTGGGCGGCGTGGCGGACGGGTTCGACCTGGCCGAGGTCGGCAGGATGTTCTCCCGGATCACCGAGGCCCACACCAAGCGGATGGCCGCCCTCGGACTCGCGGCCTGA
- a CDS encoding Ms4533A family Cys-rich leader peptide, producing MSRSPDPSESAALELALLGVAGHCVADILCR from the coding sequence ATGTCACGCAGCCCCGATCCCTCCGAGAGCGCCGCCCTTGAGCTGGCGCTCCTCGGCGTGGCCGGGCACTGCGTAGCCGACATTCTCTGTCGCTGA